From Rutidosis leptorrhynchoides isolate AG116_Rl617_1_P2 chromosome 3, CSIRO_AGI_Rlap_v1, whole genome shotgun sequence, a single genomic window includes:
- the LOC139899110 gene encoding F-box/LRR-repeat protein 12-like has translation MDVSSCCLCITQLPDDLLRLIYQKLTESCDPNYCCLTSHSYQKNFVLTCHRFLDIASPTPIYNKCLDDVTTTSQTTKLLSKPYNNLNLDVPTSVVLSKYLHHRYRRHFDESPPSSILFIDLCNSAITDSELETLTKFCKNLIGVSLVGCSDITNVGIVSLRQNCPRLRILKISGCDKVVNVVNSSSKQRRCLLGNLDYLQADSHVLYPNEYTTGSCIRCLDISYSTKHSTDKRGLLGIGSSIGRPLQILAFSPNQSSGLCSYVTDRIIEEISKGCSLLEELNLSKCSRIGLSGWRSIASHCWNLKRLHVNDCANLCDEGLLALGNGRCKRLSVLYMTNCPRITSSGINKFKILLPDVVIEEKIGITNFPSYTNNWQRR, from the coding sequence ATGGATGTAAGTAGCTGCTGCTTGTGTATTACACAACTTCCTGATGACCTTTTGCGCCTGATTTACCAAAAACTAACCGAATCCTGTGATCCAAATTATTGTTGCCTAACGAGTCACAGTTATCAGAAGAATTTTGTTCTAACATGTCATCGTTTTCTTGATATCGCAAGTCCGACTCCGATTTATAATAAATGTTTGGATGATGTTACTACTACAAGTCAAACAACCAAGTTGTTAAGTAAGCCATACAACAACCTTAACCTTGATGTTCCAACAAGTGTCGTCCTTAGTAAGTATCTTCATCATCGTTATAGGAGGCATTTTGATGAGTCACCACCTTCATCGATATTGTTTATTGATCTATGTAACTCCGCCATTACGGACAGTGAATTAGAAACGTTAACCAAATTTTGTAAAAACTTAATAGGCGTGAGTCTTGTTGGTTGCTCTGACATAACCAACGTTGGAATCGTGTCTCTTAGACAAAACTGTCCACGACTTCGAATACTCAAAATATCTGGTTGTGATAAAGTCGTTAATGTAGTAAATTCATCCAGTAAACAACGACGTTGTTTATTGGGAAATTTGGACTATTTACAAGCAGATTCTCATGTTCTTTATCCAAATGAATATACAACTGGAAGCTGTATTCGTTGTCTAGATATTTCTTATTCAACTAAGCATTCTACGGACAAACGTGGTTTGTTGGGAATAGGTTCAAGCATTGGTAGACCACTACAAATCCTTGCATTTTCACCGAATCAAAGTAGTGGTTTATGCTCCTATGTTACGGATCGTATCATTGAAGAAATTTCAAAAGGGTGTAGTTTATTGGAAGAGTTGAACTTATCGAAATGTTCTAGAATCGGGCTCAGTGGTTGGAGATCAATTGCAAGTCATTGTTGGAACTTGAAGAGACTACATGTGAACGACTGCGCAAACCTTTGTGACGAAGGATTATTAGCTTTGGGTAATGGCCGTTGCAAAAGGTTATCGGTGCTATACATGACAAACTGCCCGCGTATTACTTCATCTGGGATaaacaaatttaaaatattgtTACCTGATGTTGTGATTGAAGAGAAAATTGGGATAACTAATTTCCCAAGTTACACAAATAATTGGCAAAGGAGATAG